In the genome of Oncorhynchus mykiss isolate Arlee chromosome 18, USDA_OmykA_1.1, whole genome shotgun sequence, one region contains:
- the LOC110517746 gene encoding PEST proteolytic signal-containing nuclear protein isoform X1, producing the protein MADYNKHSSKRLSDDGAGPEEKEGSVKTKTVSSSTGGGGKRSAQEVSPGPGKVSTSSHPVPPAPKVSKIGFGLISQPIKKPAPISIKLGASKPKEPVPVPAKKPALASVFNVDSDDSEEEMPAEAKMRMKNIGRETPTSAGPNSFNKGKQGFSDHQKLWERKLKSQTDTDQ; encoded by the exons CAGGACCGGAGGAGAAGGAAGGCAGTGTGAAAACTAAGACTGTCTCTTCCAGCACTGGAGGAGGGGGGAAACGCTCGGCCCAGGAGGTCAGCCCTGGCCCGGGGAAGGTGTCCACCTCGAGCCACCCGGTACCCCCAGCCCCCAAAGTCTCCAAGATAGGATTTGGTCTGATCAGCCAGCCTATAAAGAAGCCTGCGCCCATCTCCATCAAGCTGGGTGCTAGT AAACCCAAAGAGCCTGTACCTGTACCTGCCAAGAAACCAGCTCTGGCCTCGGTTTTCAATGTTGACTCTGATGAT AGTGAGGAGGAGATGCCTGCAGAAGCCAAGATGAGGATGAAGAACATTGGCAG GGAGACGCCCACGTCAGCAGGCCCCAACTCCTTCAACAAGGGGAAGCAGGGATTCTCCGACCACCAGAAGCTCTGGGAGAGGAAGCTCAAGTCTCAGACGGACACTGACCAATAG
- the LOC110517746 gene encoding PEST proteolytic signal-containing nuclear protein isoform X2 gives MADYNKHSSKRLSDDGGPEEKEGSVKTKTVSSSTGGGGKRSAQEVSPGPGKVSTSSHPVPPAPKVSKIGFGLISQPIKKPAPISIKLGASKPKEPVPVPAKKPALASVFNVDSDDSEEEMPAEAKMRMKNIGRETPTSAGPNSFNKGKQGFSDHQKLWERKLKSQTDTDQ, from the exons GACCGGAGGAGAAGGAAGGCAGTGTGAAAACTAAGACTGTCTCTTCCAGCACTGGAGGAGGGGGGAAACGCTCGGCCCAGGAGGTCAGCCCTGGCCCGGGGAAGGTGTCCACCTCGAGCCACCCGGTACCCCCAGCCCCCAAAGTCTCCAAGATAGGATTTGGTCTGATCAGCCAGCCTATAAAGAAGCCTGCGCCCATCTCCATCAAGCTGGGTGCTAGT AAACCCAAAGAGCCTGTACCTGTACCTGCCAAGAAACCAGCTCTGGCCTCGGTTTTCAATGTTGACTCTGATGAT AGTGAGGAGGAGATGCCTGCAGAAGCCAAGATGAGGATGAAGAACATTGGCAG GGAGACGCCCACGTCAGCAGGCCCCAACTCCTTCAACAAGGGGAAGCAGGGATTCTCCGACCACCAGAAGCTCTGGGAGAGGAAGCTCAAGTCTCAGACGGACACTGACCAATAG